The genomic DNA AATCGTCCAAAGTCGTTTTTCAAAAGGGTGAATATACTATCATAGGAGCATGGAGGGGGCGTCTCGTTTGAACCATTATGAGAATATCTTGACGGGTGCGTGGATCCAGGTCGCAGGGACGGTCATTGCGGCTGTGGGGGAGACTGCGATCCTGAAAGGGGAACAACGGGGCTTCCGGCTTGTTTCCATAGGAAATGGCTTTGAGGCAGCAGGTAATGGAATCCAGGGGGCTGCATCGTTACGCGTGTTCGACGGGACGGAGGGCGAGCGTTTACGTATTGCCGGAGACTGGATTCAAGGAGGCGGGAACGCGGCCAACGTAGTGGCGGCAGAATTGCAGCTCGCCGGTGAAGAGGAAGAGGGTCTCATTCTGGACGTGAAGGGTGATGTGATCCAGGCGGTGGGGGCAGGACTTGAAGCATACGGTGCGACATTATTGGAAGGTCCCTATATTGACCTGCTTGTCTCGGGGAATACGATCCAGGCTCTTGGATG from Rossellomorea marisflavi includes the following:
- a CDS encoding DUF6944 family repetitive protein → MNHYENILTGAWIQVAGTVIAAVGETAILKGEQRGFRLVSIGNGFEAAGNGIQGAASLRVFDGTEGERLRIAGDWIQGGGNAANVVAAELQLAGEEEEGLILDVKGDVIQAVGAGLEAYGATLLEGPYIDLLVSGNTIQALGCIIEGIGEVLIIKGDEETGLPVTTFGSYAQVAGAVMAAVALTKRYEEEGLLVEKKRTYPFNQGDGTIWENMRNATIGRTYGGRMEAGGCLKKTVSTR